A region from the Lolium perenne isolate Kyuss_39 chromosome 4, Kyuss_2.0, whole genome shotgun sequence genome encodes:
- the LOC127294713 gene encoding uncharacterized protein isoform X1, producing MAPSPMLPRRLSLVVRGVTAAAAIKHPNILSYSLGPDSGSSSSSSTRSRRFSSNAEQSTRSRRWWYDEAQLDDDYDEEEGPSFGGSASWDQAFDEPWFAKVSRAYWYVLPLILASMLLATGRQAFLLAIAVPFAQSAASFAIRAFSSTFGGSQEEYHGDDDDYYSDYRSSSWEEFGEHGYKSTSYSTKYRDGTSQQQHSWTKDDNSEVSETSEEPDDTDVFSASSSNTSRTSFGGWDELDGAGDDQYIGSSKPRSGTGPPPDAADNTATGGAARSVGRRRRPQPETTARRRRPRSRAAARYTQSPLLMRLFIAVFPFLGSWFRIMH from the exons ATGGCGCCGTCGCCGATGCTGCCACGGCGGCTCAGCCTAGTAGTCAGGGGAGTAACAGCGGCGGCAGCCATCAAACATCCCAATATCCTCAGCTACTCCCTTGGCCCTGACAGCGGCTCCTCTTCTTCGTCCAGCACGAGGAGCAGACGCTTCTCCTCCAACGCCGAGCAGTCCACCAGGAGCCGGAGGTGGTGGTATGACGAGGCCCAGCTCGACGACGactacgacgaggaggagggcccCTCGTTCGGTGGCTCCGCGAGCTGGGACCAGGCGTTCGACGAGCCATGGTTCGCCAAG GTGTCGCGGGCGTACTGGTACGTGCTCCCTCTGATTCTGGCGTCCATGCTGCTGGCCACGGGGCGGCAGGCGTTCCTCTTGGCAATCGCCGTCCCGTTCGCCCAATCCGCGGCCTCCTTCGCCATACGCGCGTTCTCTAGTACATTTGGCGGTAGCCAAGAAGAGTACCACGGTGACGATGATGATTACTACTCCGATTACAGAAGCAGCAGCTGGGAGGAATTCGGAGAACATGGATATAAAAGCACCTCCTACTCGACCAAGTATAGAGATGGCACGAGCCAGCAGCAGCACTCATGGACGAAGGATGACAACTCGGAAGTTTCAGAAACAAGCGAGGAACCAGATGATACTGACGTTTTCAGTGCCAGCAGCAGCAACACTAGCAGAACTAGTTTTGGAGGATGGGACGAGCTCGACGGTGCCGGCGATGACCAGTACATCGGCAGCAGCAAGCCGCGTTCAGGAACGGGGCCGCCGCCGGATGCTGCTGATAACACTGCTACTGGCGGTGCGGCGAGATCAGTGGGCAGGAGGAGGAGGCCACAACCTGAAACAACAGCTCGGAGGAGGAGACCAAGAAGCAGAGCAGCTGCGAGGTACACGCAGTCGCCCCTCTTGATGCGCCTGTTCATCGCGGTCTTTCCCTTCCTCGGGTCGTGGTTCAGGATCATGCATTAG
- the LOC127294713 gene encoding uncharacterized protein isoform X2, which produces MAPSPMLPRRLSLVVRGVTAAAAIKHPNILSYSLGPDSGSSSSSSTRSRRFSSNAEQSTRSRRWWYDEAQLDDDYDEEEGPSFGGSASWDQAFDEPWFAKVSRAYWYVLPLILASMLLATGRQAFLLAIAVPFAQSAASFAIRAFSSTFGGSQEEYHGDDDDYYSDYRSSSWEEFGEHGYKSTSYSTKYRDGTSQQQHSWTKDDNSEVSETSEEPDDTDVFSASSSNTSRTSFGGWDELDGAGDDQYIGSSKPRSGTGPPPDAADNTATGGAARSVGRRRRPQPETTARRRRPRSRAAARKS; this is translated from the exons ATGGCGCCGTCGCCGATGCTGCCACGGCGGCTCAGCCTAGTAGTCAGGGGAGTAACAGCGGCGGCAGCCATCAAACATCCCAATATCCTCAGCTACTCCCTTGGCCCTGACAGCGGCTCCTCTTCTTCGTCCAGCACGAGGAGCAGACGCTTCTCCTCCAACGCCGAGCAGTCCACCAGGAGCCGGAGGTGGTGGTATGACGAGGCCCAGCTCGACGACGactacgacgaggaggagggcccCTCGTTCGGTGGCTCCGCGAGCTGGGACCAGGCGTTCGACGAGCCATGGTTCGCCAAG GTGTCGCGGGCGTACTGGTACGTGCTCCCTCTGATTCTGGCGTCCATGCTGCTGGCCACGGGGCGGCAGGCGTTCCTCTTGGCAATCGCCGTCCCGTTCGCCCAATCCGCGGCCTCCTTCGCCATACGCGCGTTCTCTAGTACATTTGGCGGTAGCCAAGAAGAGTACCACGGTGACGATGATGATTACTACTCCGATTACAGAAGCAGCAGCTGGGAGGAATTCGGAGAACATGGATATAAAAGCACCTCCTACTCGACCAAGTATAGAGATGGCACGAGCCAGCAGCAGCACTCATGGACGAAGGATGACAACTCGGAAGTTTCAGAAACAAGCGAGGAACCAGATGATACTGACGTTTTCAGTGCCAGCAGCAGCAACACTAGCAGAACTAGTTTTGGAGGATGGGACGAGCTCGACGGTGCCGGCGATGACCAGTACATCGGCAGCAGCAAGCCGCGTTCAGGAACGGGGCCGCCGCCGGATGCTGCTGATAACACTGCTACTGGCGGTGCGGCGAGATCAGTGGGCAGGAGGAGGAGGCCACAACCTGAAACAACAGCTCGGAGGAGGAGACCAAGAAGCAGAGCAGCTGCGAG GAAATCGTAA